taagggctcgtttggttttcagtaaaggattatgtaggataatttgtaaccaggataTTAATTTAGCAcggataatgacagattattaatactgagttggtgtttgctatcatggctaaatacagaatatcctggtttaagttaatcctagggggaggtagtattattaatcctaagaaatctggattaataatacagggtcgtgggattaaaccgggtcatccgcattattactaaataataccaaacactagactgatctgtactaaattagctaatacagtgtattaaccaatatcaaacacgccctaagGCTAAACCGACCCCCTACCATCATTTCCGGCATTTCATCAAACAGTTGGGTTAATTCCTTCTGGCATTTGATCAAACAGGTTCTCTGCAGCATGATTCTTTTGATCACATACCCATATATGTCTCTCTATGTATGAAACCGCATTTTCAATTTCTAACATTAGGTGTTTTCTATATTCTATTTCTTGTTGTTACATACTAATTCATAGATTGGTAAATTGCTTCAATCTGTAGTTGATGGTCATGTGCAAATATGAAGAAGAATTAAAACTTGACACGTACCGTCATATTTAAGATAGTATGATTTCGTAGGTTAAGGAAATCTATAGAGGATCTGAAGAGGACCACGTTTGCTCTCCATATTTATTTCGTGTTTTCTTTTCTGTATTTTCCTTTCATAGACCTAATGGTAAAAATAGGACCACAACTTTCAAGAATTTCAGAAAAAAGAATATATTTTATGGAATttaaaaatgaggactataactttttttcataatatttacACTCTTGTTTAGGGCcaaaaatcaattatttggGCTTTTGGTGTCACCCAGAGCCCATttctcactacaaaaaaaagtcATGAACAGTGGCAGAAAATGACGACGGGAAGGTCCGGTCGAGAATATTGCGGCGTCCTAAATCCCTCATAAATCCGTcaagaaattttaatttcttaaaatattatttttattttttattttccgtCATTGATCCAtagtaaaatattaatttaattaaaagtttAAGTTTCCGTCGACAATCCGtcaacaaatataaataaaaaaaataattatttttattatttcggATTTCCGTCGAGAATCCGTTAAGAAATTAATTTCACTCATATTAGATCTTCTTCCCCAAAATTAATTGCCCTAAATCACTTCGCTCGCCCTTGCTCCGTTCTCCGCCGCCGGAGTCGCATTACCGCCGCTTGCTGCCTCCCCTCCCCGCCACGCCGCACAgcttgttctctctctctctctcaaatttgCATATCATTTTCAGATCTCTCATCGCCGGAGTCGCACTACCGCAACAGGTTCGAAATTGAGTGTCGAATttgtattcatttttattttgaaatgcaGTGCAAATCTGTTAATTTCAAAGCTTGACAAATATGTAAATCTCCACGCAGGCTAGGAAAAATTTAGTGCATTGTTGGTCTATATTGCTAAAGCAAAACGTAGATTCCATAAATAGCTGTGAACAATACATGGAGAAACATCTAGAGTTGCTTGACTTCCTTGTTATTAGGTAAGAGCATATGTAAATGTTTCTTGTACACCACTCCGTTGGATTCCTTTGTATTCCCATGTATGCCTGCAACATGTGTAACTTGCTTTACTTAGAAGAACCCTTTTTTTTACTGTACAAGTTTTAACTGCTATATCAGGAggaacaaaattaattacaGCTATGCAGTTTAACTTAATGAGTGGTCCTCGgtctttttttattcttatagAATGCCTTTCTCTAGCATGATAAGAAACTCTTCTAGAGAATGTGTCAAAATAAGATTTCTAGAAGATGTCTTATTATGTTTCTGCTATTTGATGTTGATACTTATGTGATTTGAGATCTAAAGTAGTGTTGTTACTTACAATTAGATATAAGAAATTATCTTTTTAATGGAAATTAAGCTATTAAAGTCTATCattaaaatttacaaaaatgCAATATCTCAAGTGCATGTACAAGAAATGATCTCACAAAAGGCAGAATCTGATACAGAACCTTGCTGCTTCACGCATTACTTTTAAGAAAATTGTTTGACCTATCTAAAGGTTTCGGATTCAGTTGAAATTTTGCAGAGATCTAATACTCATAATGAAGTTATCACTGTAAAAATTTCAAGTGATTTGGACTATGGGatcatcatcaaaatcatccCGCAAGACACTATTCTGTTAAGTCACagcaatatatttaaataaatctcacaGTTGAAATTTGAACTTTGAAAGATTAACTGTGAGAATTTCAAAGTTCATATCCTAGCCGCGCCGCACCTTGTCagttaaattcaaataataaaatataaagacctaaatgtatttgaaaataatttaatgcttagggatttattcattaaaatcaAAAGGCCCAACATGagttcaaattaaattaatcataGTCCAGCTAAAAAAATTCAGCCCATTACTGAATTAAAGGCTTAGCCCATAACTGGAACCCAATTCCTTTCTCCCTAAAATTCACGTTCCATCACTCTTTTCTTttcacattctctctctcaaatccaCGCTCCATCGCTCtgttctctctttctctccctgaATCTGCAGTCGCAGCTGCCGCCTTCTTGTCCGGCGATTTCGCTGCCGGCCGCCGCCGACTCCTATCGgcgtctccctctctctctttctcctctctctctattctCACCCAATTTTAGAAAAGCATCTTCTTTCCCAATCAAAATACAAAAACCCTAAAACATCTCCCTCCCTCTCAACTCCGGCGAGCAGCCGCCATGACTACCGCCGCAGTGCCACCGGCGTTGTCGCGCctcctctccttcttctccCCTCAACTCTCGCTCTCCCTTCTTGCCGCTAACAGCCACGGCAGCAGCGTTCATGAAAAAGTAGAAACAATTCTTGCATATTTTAACTCAACTGAAAAAGAGAAAATTAAGATAATCCGATACACATCTTGACAGACACCCATTATTTTCGTCTTATTTTTATAACTTAAACGAGAGAGAAATCCATCGCTAGTCCTTATTTACGACCCAAACATttgcgcacacacacacatgataattaatttaaatcacACATATTGCCGGATGTACCCTTCCTCCTCTTGGCCAGCGGTGGCGCCGCCATGCACGGGGGTGGAAGTGAAAGACCACGAGACGAGGTCGTGCACGGCGACTGCTCCTCCGGTGCCCGCGGAGATCCCGACCTGAACCTGCTGAGGAAGAATGGCGCTCAGGTCGTACACATAGCTCACCTCGTATTTTTGTGAGCCGGCGGCGACGCACACACTGATCAGCTTCGTGGCTTCCTTGTAGCTGATGATGGCAGTCACCCGCTGCCCGAGCAACGCGTCGCCGACGTCGGTCACATTTTTGGAAACCCTAGTTTCGATGTCAATCCCAATATGACGATAGCTGGGATCCACTCCAGCGTTGGAGAAGATGTCGAATTCCACGGCGAAGACGGAGGGGCCGATGCCCGAGGAGTTGAAGATTCCGAAGCAGCCGCCGGTGAAGCCGAGGGGTAAGCCGACCGGAGCTATGAAGAAGGTGAGGCCGTCGGCCGGGTTCGTGTCGCCGGCGTTGGGGCTTATGAGGAAGTTAAGGGTGCTCACAAAGTCGACCTGCGCCCCGGCTTCCCAGAACGTGACCGGTGTCGGGTACACGAGCCGGCCGATGCTAAACCCGACCGCGCTGCCGGAGGCGGTGGTCTTGGtcaggcggaggaaggtggagTCTGACGGGAAATTGGCGTCGCCTTGGTAGAGGAGCTCGGTCGGTTGGTCGCCCCAGAAGTCGTAGGTGAAGGACGTCGATTGGGACCGCCCCATTTTGGCAGCCGTGGCGAGGAGGAGGACgatggaggagaagagaggaaTTAGGGTTTGAAGAAGCTTGGCCATGGCTTAATTGAGTAAGAGTATTTGATTTGGATGTGGTGGATACTAGTGGCATCTCTTGCATCTATTAATAGTGTATAGTGCATGCATGATAATAATGGCACATCAATCATTCATTACGCTAGCCTGGATTTTCTGTCCCCTACTCTATGTTTCccactattaattttattattttaataattatcgCTTCATATATCCATTAATTCTTGAACTGTGTTGTCATTATCTTCTTTTAAATTCTTCTTGATATGTTTGTGCATGTAAGGACCATCAACTAATATGGATTACTAATAAATATAATACGACCCACATTATCttcttctgttttttttttttttttttcttgttttataaTTCAGAGCTCCAGCGACCTCACCGGCAAAAATTTTAATCGGAAAGGAaaaatatgatatatatttCAATGGATGTAATGAGATATGTACGTATGCACTT
The genomic region above belongs to Salvia miltiorrhiza cultivar Shanhuang (shh) chromosome 5, IMPLAD_Smil_shh, whole genome shotgun sequence and contains:
- the LOC131026550 gene encoding mannose-specific lectin alpha chain-like translates to MAKLLQTLIPLFSSIVLLLATAAKMGRSQSTSFTYDFWGDQPTELLYQGDANFPSDSTFLRLTKTTASGSAVGFSIGRLVYPTPVTFWEAGAQVDFVSTLNFLISPNAGDTNPADGLTFFIAPVGLPLGFTGGCFGIFNSSGIGPSVFAVEFDIFSNAGVDPSYRHIGIDIETRVSKNVTDVGDALLGQRVTAIISYKEATKLISVCVAAGSQKYEVSYVYDLSAILPQQVQVGISAGTGGAVAVHDLVSWSFTSTPVHGGATAGQEEEGYIRQYV